In Nostoc sp. GT001, a genomic segment contains:
- a CDS encoding family 2 encapsulin nanocompartment cargo protein terpene cyclase — MQPFELPEFYTPWPARLNPNLEAARVHSKAWAYEMGILGSEEEAQSSVIWDEHTFDSHDYALLCSYTHPDAPGAELDLVTDWYVWVFFFDDHFLEIYKRTQDMAGAKEYLDRLPAFMPVHPTDTPSVPTNPVERGLADLWSRTAFTKSVDWRLRFFESTKNLLEESLWELANINQDRVANPIEYIEMRRKVGGAPWSADLVEHAVFIEIPAQIASTRPMRILKDTFADGVHLRNDLFSYQREVEDEGENANCVLVLERFLNVSTQEAANLTNELLTSRLYQFDNTAVTELPPLFEEYGLDPVARVNVLLYIKGLQDWQSGGHEWHMRSSRYMNKGGDNSSTSTLLGGPTGLGTSAARIESLYAALGLGRFKSFTHVPYQAVGPVTLPKFYMPFTTSLNPHLDAARKHSKEWAREMGMLESLPGIPDAVIWDDHKFDVADVALCGALIHPNGSGPELNLTACWLVWGTYADDYFPALYGNNRNMAGAKVFNARLSAFMPLDDSTPSEVPTNPVEASLADIWSRTASPMSANARTQFRRAIQDMTDSWVWELANQIQNRIPDPIDYIEMRRKTFGSDLTMSLSRLAQGSEIPQEIYRTRTMRSLDNSAADFACFTNDIFSYQKEIEFEGEIHNCVLVVQNFLNCDTPQAVEVVNNLMTARALQFQHIVATELPALFDDFDLDASTREKLLGYVKKLEQWMCGVLKWHITVDRYKEFELRNSLAGRLLSGPRGLGTSARRIGSVTYSPRKKGW; from the coding sequence ATGCAACCTTTTGAACTGCCAGAATTTTACACGCCTTGGCCCGCACGGCTAAACCCAAACTTGGAAGCGGCACGAGTGCATTCCAAAGCGTGGGCCTACGAAATGGGGATACTTGGCTCAGAAGAGGAAGCGCAAAGCTCGGTTATCTGGGATGAACATACATTTGACTCCCACGACTACGCCTTGCTTTGCTCCTATACCCATCCAGATGCGCCGGGAGCGGAGCTTGATCTAGTAACCGACTGGTATGTTTGGGTGTTCTTCTTCGACGATCACTTTCTGGAAATCTATAAGCGCACTCAAGACATGGCTGGGGCAAAGGAGTATCTTGACCGATTGCCAGCGTTTATGCCAGTGCATCCCACTGATACCCCTTCGGTTCCGACCAACCCAGTAGAGCGCGGCTTGGCTGACCTGTGGTCTCGCACTGCCTTTACTAAATCTGTAGACTGGCGACTTCGATTCTTTGAAAGTACCAAGAACCTCTTAGAAGAGTCTCTGTGGGAACTCGCCAATATCAACCAGGATCGGGTTGCTAACCCCATCGAATACATCGAGATGCGCCGCAAAGTTGGTGGCGCTCCGTGGTCAGCGGATCTCGTCGAACATGCCGTGTTTATAGAGATTCCAGCCCAAATCGCCTCGACTCGGCCAATGCGTATCCTCAAAGACACATTTGCCGATGGAGTGCATCTTCGCAATGACCTATTCTCTTACCAGAGAGAAGTGGAAGATGAAGGTGAGAACGCCAACTGCGTGCTGGTCTTAGAGCGGTTCTTGAATGTGAGTACCCAAGAGGCGGCTAACCTTACCAACGAACTGCTAACCTCGCGGTTATACCAGTTTGATAACACTGCCGTCACCGAGTTGCCNCCCCTCTTTGAGGAGTACGGACTAGACCCAGTGGCTCGTGTGAACGTTCTCCTTTACATCAAAGGACTCCAGGACTGGCAATCGGGCGGTCACGAGTGGCACATGCGATCGAGCCGTTACATGAACAAGGGAGGAGACAATTCTTCGACATCTACACTTTTGGGAGGCCCCACAGGGCTAGGCACATCGGCTGCACGGATTGAATCGCTATACGCCGCCTTGGGTTTGGGAAGGTTCAAGAGCTTTACTCACGTTCCATACCAGGCCGTCGGGCCAGTAACACTGCCGAAGTTTTACATGCCCTTTACTACAAGCTTGAATCCCCATCTGGATGCTGCGCGGAAGCATTCCAAGGAATGGGCGCGTGAAATGGGGATGCTGGAATCACTACCTGGGATTCCTGATGCTGTCATCTGGGATGATCACAAGTTTGATGTTGCTGACGTAGCCCTTTGTGGTGCGTTAATCCATCCGAATGGATCTGGCCCTGAACTGAATTTGACAGCGTGCTGGCTTGTTTGGGGAACATACGCCGACGATTACTTCCCGGCACTCTACGGGAATAACCGCAACATGGCTGGTGCGAAAGTGTTCAATGCCCGACTGTCGGCGTTTATGCCTCTGGATGACTCCACCCCCAGCGAGGTTCCGACTAATCCGGTGGAAGCCAGCTTGGCAGATATTTGGTCTCGCACAGCCAGCCCCATGTCCGCAAACGCGCGGACTCAGTTCCGCCGAGCGATTCAGGATATGACTGACAGCTGGGTGTGGGAACTCGCCAACCAGATCCAAAATCGGATTCCCGACCCGATAGATTATATTGAGATGCGCCGTAAGACCTTTGGCTCGGATCTGACCATGAGCCTGTCGCGACTAGCTCAGGGGAGCGAGATCCCGCAAGAGATTTACCGCACCCGAACGATGCGATCGCTCGATAATTCCGCCGCCGACTTCGCCTGTTTTACCAACGATATCTTCTCCTATCAGAAAGAAATCGAATTCGAGGGCGAAATCCATAACTGCGTGCTGGTCGTTCAGAATTTCCTCAATTGCGACACACCACAGGCTGTTGAGGTTGTCAATAATCTGATGACCGCTAGGGCGCTCCAGTTTCAACACATCGTTGCCACCGAACTACCAGCCCTTTTTGATGATTTCGACCTGGATGCAAGTACCCGCGAGAAACTGCTTGGATACGTCAAGAAACTAGAGCAGTGGATGTGCGGCGTTCTCAAGTGGCATATAACGGTAGACCGCTATAAGGAATTTGAATTGCGTAATTCCTTAGCAGGGCGGCTACTTAGCGGGCCTAGAGGACTGGGTACTTCAGCTAGGCGTATTGGATCGGTGACATACTCACCGAGAAAGAAGGGTTGGTGA
- a CDS encoding transposase — protein MSDILSLLQCLLPQINATTMRQLNQIILAMLAMSGRVTMLGISRWAGIGGSYRTMLRFFHTVIPWATLFWLFFRKHLFRANEVYLLAGDEVVVSKSGKKTYGLDRFFSSLANKPISGLSFFVLSLVSVEQRHSFPIQIEQVIKKDTQTKSTSTIEKPNKKEKRGRGRPKGSKNKNKKEVILTSELILIQKMIGSLFKLLANSISLTYLVVDGHFGNNNALQMARLVNLQIISKLRHDSALYFPYENPDSSKRSRRKYGDKLDYRNIPDKYLCKSAIEDDIQTDIYQATLIHKEFAQALNVVILVKTNLKTNACSHVIIFSSDLTLSFEKIIDYYKLRFQIEFNFRDAKQFWGLEDFMNLSQTAVTNASNLAFFMVNLSHHLLADFQQLNPGSGIIDLKAYHRGFRYVREMLKMLPEIPEPILLTQIFAKLTSLGRIHPVSTGVEPS, from the coding sequence ATGTCCGATATCTTATCACTGCTACAATGCTTGCTACCGCAGATAAACGCTACGACGATGCGGCAATTGAACCAGATAATCCTGGCTATGTTAGCGATGAGCGGACGAGTCACGATGTTGGGAATTTCCCGTTGGGCAGGCATTGGTGGTAGTTATCGGACGATGTTGCGGTTTTTTCATACAGTAATACCTTGGGCTACATTGTTTTGGCTATTTTTCCGCAAGCATTTGTTCCGTGCGAATGAGGTATATTTGCTTGCAGGAGATGAAGTTGTAGTCAGTAAATCGGGTAAAAAGACTTATGGATTAGATAGATTCTTTTCTAGCCTAGCCAATAAACCGATATCAGGATTATCTTTCTTTGTATTATCATTAGTGAGTGTTGAACAGAGGCACTCGTTTCCGATTCAGATAGAACAGGTAATAAAGAAAGATACTCAAACAAAAAGTACCTCGACAATCGAAAAACCAAACAAAAAAGAAAAGCGTGGGCGTGGACGACCAAAAGGAAGTAAAAACAAAAATAAAAAGGAAGTGATATTAACATCTGAATTAATACTAATTCAGAAAATGATTGGTTCACTATTCAAGTTATTAGCTAACTCTATTTCCCTCACCTACTTGGTAGTAGATGGTCATTTTGGTAACAACAATGCTTTGCAGATGGCACGTCTTGTCAACTTGCAGATAATTTCCAAATTGCGCCATGATTCAGCATTATACTTCCCTTATGAAAATCCTGACTCCAGTAAGCGCTCTCGTCGTAAATACGGTGATAAGCTAGACTATCGTAATATACCTGACAAATACTTATGTAAAAGTGCTATTGAGGATGATATTCAAACTGATATTTATCAAGCCACTCTTATTCACAAAGAATTTGCCCAAGCTCTCAATGTAGTGATTTTGGTCAAAACCAATCTTAAAACTAATGCTTGCAGCCATGTAATTATTTTTTCTAGCGACCTAACTCTGTCATTTGAAAAAATTATCGACTATTACAAACTCCGTTTCCAAATCGAGTTTAATTTTAGGGATGCCAAGCAGTTTTGGGGATTGGAAGATTTTATGAACCTGAGCCAAACTGCCGTGACTAATGCTTCTAATTTAGCATTTTTTATGGTCAATTTATCCCACCATCTTCTCGCTGATTTCCAGCAACTCAATCCCGGTTCTGGCATTATTGACCTTAAGGCTTACCATCGTGGTTTTCGATATGTTCGTGAAATGTTAAAAATGCTTCCCGAAATCCCTGAGCCTATTTTATTAACCCAGATTTTTGCCAAGCTTACTTCTTTAGGACGTATTCATCCCGTTTCCACTGGCGTTGAACCCTCGTAA
- a CDS encoding family 2B encapsulin nanocompartment shell protein, whose amino-acid sequence MEDQQPQLTLSTAAARNLATTAKSAPQTQEITSRWLLKLLPWVQTKGGTYRVNRRLSYSVGDGRVTFTNTGATVQVIPLELTELPLLRGFNNLDVLTGLANQFVQQEYAPDDVIVELGQPADRVILIARGKVNKIGVGKYGEQIVFDVLADGDHFGDETVVQSEDTWQYTLKAITRTIVLSLPQAAFERAIAQSEALGTHVEQFRTRLNQPQTPQGEAAIELAANHPQEAELPGTFADYELTPREYELSIAQTVLRVSTRVADLYNEPYNQTEEQLRLTIEALRERQEHELLNNREFGLLHNADLKQRIYSSSGAPTPDDLDELLATVWKEPGFFLAHPRTIAAFGREANRLGLYPQSVDVNGVQVTSWRGVPIFPSNKIPITNNRTSSILLLRTGVEKQGVIGLHQTGIPDEYQPSLSVRFMGISEKAIISYLVTAYYSAAVLTPDALGILEDVEIGR is encoded by the coding sequence TTGGAAGATCAGCAGCCCCAGTTAACCTTGAGTACAGCAGCGGCGCGTAATTTGGCGACAACAGCCAAATCTGCACCGCAAACCCAGGAAATTACATCCCGGTGGTTGTTGAAGTTGTTGCCGTGGGTACAGACAAAAGGTGGTACTTATCGAGTCAACCGTCGGTTGAGTTATTCCGTGGGTGATGGACGGGTGACTTTCACCAATACCGGAGCAACGGTGCAGGTGATTCCTTTGGAACTGACTGAGTTGCCCTTGCTGCGAGGATTTAACAACCTTGACGTATTGACCGGGTTAGCAAACCAGTTTGTTCAGCAGGAGTACGCTCCAGATGATGTCATAGTTGAACTGGGCCAGCCTGCTGATCGCGTCATTCTAATTGCTCGTGGCAAGGTAAACAAGATTGGTGTTGGTAAGTATGGCGAGCAGATCGTGTTCGATGTGCTAGCTGATGGCGACCATTTCGGTGATGAAACTGTGGTGCAGTCCGAGGATACTTGGCAGTACACTCTGAAGGCGATTACTAGAACCATCGTTTTGTCCCTACCCCAAGCGGCGTTTGAGAGAGCGATCGCTCAGTCTGAGGCGTTAGGAACTCATGTTGAACAGTTCCGCACCCGCCTGAACCAGCCACAGACTCCCCAAGGTGAAGCTGCCATTGAGCTAGCAGCTAATCATCCCCAAGAAGCTGAGTTACCGGGAACCTTCGCCGATTACGAACTCACACCCAGAGAATATGAGTTGAGCATTGCTCAAACGGTGTTACGAGTCAGTACGCGGGTAGCCGATCTGTACAATGAACCGTACAACCAGACAGAAGAACAACTGCGGCTGACTATTGAGGCATTGCGGGAACGTCAAGAACACGAATTGCTCAACAACCGCGAATTCGGGTTGCTGCACAACGCCGACCTCAAACAGCGTATCTACAGCAGTAGTGGCGCACCCACCCCTGACGATCTCGACGAACTGTTGGCGACGGTATGGAAGGAGCCGGGATTCTTCCTGGCTCACCCCCGGACGATCGCTGCCTTCGGTCGTGAGGCCAACCGCCTGGGTCTCTATCCACAAAGCGTAGATGTGAACGGTGTTCAGGTCACATCTTGGCGCGGCGTACCTATCTTTCCTTCCAACAAGATCCCCATCACCAATAACCGCACCAGTTCTATCCTTTTGCTCCGCACTGGTGTAGAAAAACAAGGGGTAATCGGCTTACATCAAACTGGTATCCCCGATGAATACCAACCCAGCTTGTCTGTTCGATTCATGGGCATCAGCGAAAAGGCGATCATCTCCTACCTCGTCACCGCCTACTACTCCGCAGCCGTCCTCACTCCTGACGCACTTGGCATCCTCGAAGATGTTGAGATCGGTCGCTAA
- a CDS encoding family 2B encapsulin nanocompartment shell protein codes for MTDFIESNLNVESGQPQLSLSKDAARTLSTTTKSAPQTQEITSRWLLKMLPWVQTKGGTYRLNRRLTYTVGDGRLSFSNTGDEVQVIPQELGELPLLRGFDDTEVLRALASRFVQQEFAPGDIIVQSGQPANQLFLIAHGKANKIGIGKYDEQPLLDMLADGDYFGDLLESESNWKFTVKAVTRCTVLALPQQAFRELLNQSQALQAQVEQFRTRAELPQNKYGEAAIALSTSHSQETTLPGTFVDYELSPREYQLSIAQTVLRVNTRVADLYNQPYNQTEEQLRLTIEALRERQEYELINNREFGLLHNADLKQRIYTRSGPPTPDDLDELVTRRRKSRFFLAHPRTIAAFGRQCNRRGIYPDTIDMDGSKIITWRNVPILPCNKIPITKNQTSSILILRTGEKDQGVIGLHQTGIPDEYQPSLSVRFMGISEKAIISYLVTAYYSAAVLIPDALGILEDVEIGL; via the coding sequence ATGACTGATTTTATTGAATCAAATTTAAATGTTGAGAGTGGACAACCTCAACTGAGTTTGAGTAAAGATGCTGCGCGTACTTTGTCCACGACCACCAAATCTGCACCGCAGACACAGGAAATTACCTCGCGGTGGTTGTTGAAGATGTTGCCGTGGGTGCAGACGAAGGGTGGAACTTATCGGCTGAACCGTCGGTTAACCTATACAGTGGGTGATGGGCGGTTGAGTTTCTCTAACACCGGAGACGAGGTGCAGGTGATTCCCCAGGAACTTGGTGAGTTGCCTTTGCTGCGAGGATTTGACGATACCGAGGTGCTGAGGGCGTTGGCAAGTCGGTTTGTTCAGCAGGAGTTTGCACCTGGTGATATCATTGTCCAGTCAGGTCAGCCAGCCAATCAGCTTTTCTTGATCGCACATGGTAAAGCGAACAAGATTGGTATTGGCAAGTATGACGAGCAGCCTTTGTTGGATATGCTAGCTGACGGTGATTATTTTGGCGATCTGTTGGAGTCAGAAAGTAATTGGAAGTTCACGGTCAAGGCTGTAACCCGATGCACGGTATTGGCGCTACCACAACAGGCATTTCGGGAACTGCTCAACCAGTCGCAGGCGTTGCAGGCTCAAGTTGAGCAGTTTAGGACTCGCGCAGAACTTCCACAAAACAAGTATGGAGAAGCTGCGATCGCATTGTCAACCAGTCATAGTCAAGAGACGACGTTACCGGGAACATTTGTTGACTACGAACTTTCACCCCGCGAATATCAGTTGAGCATTGCTCAGACTGTGTTGCGAGTGAATACTCGTGTTGCGGATCTGTACAATCAACCATACAATCAGACGGAAGAACAATTGCGGCTGACGATTGAGGCATTGCGAGAACGTCAAGAATACGAGTTGATCAACAACCGCGAATTTGGATTGTTGCACAACGCCGACCTCAAACAACGCATCTACACCCGCAGCGGTCCCCCCACTCCCGATGATCTTGATGAATTAGTCACCCGGCGGCGGAAGTCGAGGTTCTTTCTAGCTCATCCCCGCACTATTGCAGCCTTCGGTCGCCAGTGCAACCGTCGAGGCATCTATCCAGACACCATCGATATGGACGGGAGCAAAATAATCACCTGGCGCAATGTACCGATTCTGCCTTGTAACAAAATCCCGATTACCAAGAACCAAACTAGTTCTATCCTGATACTCCGCACTGGTGAGAAAGACCAGGGTGTGATTGGCTTACATCAAACTGGTATCCCGGACGAATACCAACCTAGTTTGTCCGTCCGATTTATGGGCATCAGCGAAAAGGCCATTATCTCCTACCTTGTTACAGCCTACTACTCCGCAGCTGTCCTCATCCCCGATGCACTTGGCATCCTTGAAGATGTGGAAATCGGTTTGTAA
- a CDS encoding NAD(P)H-hydrate dehydratase — MQDRQEQISQVVVTAGQMRDIEKRIFAAGMPVVALMEKVAGLIARRIPEIPANTPLLRGSRVGILVGPGHNGGDALVVARELYFRGYEIWIYSPFSQLKELTSQHLQYAQSLGIPIYQTIEQLPDSDLLIDGLFGFGLGRNLTDPIASAINQLNELSIPIYSIDLPSGLHTDTGVVLGTAIRATHTFCLGLWKLAFFQDRALEYLGKTELIDFDIPLADVEAVLKDAPKIKRITRAKALATLLLPRPAVTHKYKEGHLLLICGSRRYAGGAILTGLGARASGVGMLSIAVPESLKSLLVSHLPEALIVGCPETESGAIAQLKLPEKTDLSSFNAIACGPGLTRDATPIVQEVIESERPLLLDADGLNILAQIGAIATLKKRQAVTVLTPHTGEFERLFPDVADAKHDRVKAVQEAAAQSGAVVLLKGVRTAIANPQGEVWIVPESTPALARGGSGDVLTGLLGGLLAQAATKQIPLENIVATAAWWHSQAGIIAAQERTELGVDAFTLTQYLMKAVT, encoded by the coding sequence ATGCAAGATAGGCAAGAACAAATTTCGCAAGTGGTAGTGACTGCTGGGCAGATGCGCGATATTGAAAAGCGGATCTTTGCAGCGGGAATGCCTGTAGTTGCTTTGATGGAAAAGGTGGCGGGATTAATTGCTCGTCGCATTCCAGAGATTCCTGCAAACACCCCTTTGTTAAGGGGATCTCGTGTAGGAATTCTTGTCGGCCCCGGTCATAATGGTGGCGATGCTTTAGTGGTAGCCCGTGAATTATACTTTCGCGGATATGAAATTTGGATTTATTCTCCTTTTTCTCAGCTTAAAGAATTAACTTCGCAGCACTTGCAATATGCCCAGAGTTTGGGCATTCCAATTTATCAAACAATTGAACAACTGCCAGATTCTGATTTGTTGATTGATGGCTTGTTTGGATTTGGTTTAGGAAGAAACCTGACCGATCCCATTGCCTCTGCAATTAATCAGTTAAATGAATTATCTATACCGATTTATAGTATCGATTTACCTTCAGGTTTACACACTGACACTGGCGTTGTATTGGGAACTGCCATTCGCGCTACTCACACATTTTGCTTAGGTTTATGGAAACTCGCTTTCTTCCAAGATCGAGCGTTGGAATATCTTGGTAAAACTGAATTAATCGATTTTGATATTCCTTTAGCTGATGTGGAAGCTGTTCTCAAAGATGCACCTAAAATTAAACGGATTACACGAGCAAAAGCACTTGCTACTTTACTTTTACCCCGTCCAGCAGTTACTCACAAATATAAAGAAGGACATTTACTGCTGATTTGCGGTTCGCGGCGCTATGCAGGTGGGGCAATTTTAACTGGTTTGGGTGCTAGGGCTAGTGGTGTCGGGATGCTTTCGATTGCCGTACCCGAATCTCTGAAATCTCTTTTGGTGTCACATTTGCCAGAAGCGCTAATTGTCGGTTGTCCAGAGACGGAAAGTGGAGCCATAGCTCAATTAAAATTACCAGAAAAAACTGATTTAAGTTCCTTCAATGCGATCGCTTGTGGCCCCGGTTTAACACGAGATGCTACGCCCATTGTGCAAGAAGTCATAGAAAGCGAACGCCCTTTGCTTCTCGATGCCGATGGTTTAAATATCTTGGCACAAATCGGAGCGATCGCCACACTAAAAAAACGCCAAGCAGTAACCGTACTCACACCCCACACTGGCGAATTTGAACGATTGTTTCCTGATGTCGCCGATGCCAAACACGACAGAGTGAAAGCAGTACAAGAAGCTGCCGCCCAAAGTGGGGCAGTAGTATTGTTGAAAGGGGTAAGAACTGCGATCGCCAACCCTCAAGGTGAAGTTTGGATTGTTCCTGAAAGCACACCCGCCTTAGCCCGTGGTGGTAGTGGCGACGTGTTAACTGGGCTACTGGGCGGATTGTTAGCGCAAGCAGCAACTAAACAGATTCCCCTAGAAAATATTGTGGCAACTGCCGCTTGGTGGCATTCGCAAGCAGGTATAATAGCTGCCCAAGAGCGTACCGAATTAGGTGTAGATGCGTTTACCTTGACACAATATTTGATGAAAGCTGTAACTTAG
- a CDS encoding transposase produces the protein MGRSRYHVLGTQPHFLTCTVINWIPLFGKVEFTQIILDSLNFLQRQQRLTLYGYVIMENHLHLIASAASLSKEIGNFKSFTARSIIDLLEKNNSNYILNQLELYKLKHKTKQEYQLWQEGFHPQVILDEEMFRQKLDYIHNNPVISCPLDCLLNPKNPTPPKLCFVSPPEEPTVYTQVHPERVSSQER, from the coding sequence ATGGGACGCAGCCGCTACCACGTATTAGGAACCCAGCCACACTTTCTCACCTGCACAGTTATAAATTGGATACCACTATTCGGCAAAGTTGAATTTACACAAATTATTTTAGATTCCCTGAATTTTCTGCAACGTCAGCAGCGTTTAACCTTGTACGGTTACGTAATTATGGAAAATCATCTCCATCTAATCGCCTCTGCCGCCAGTTTATCCAAAGAAATAGGAAATTTTAAATCATTTACGGCTCGTTCTATTATTGACTTACTTGAAAAAAATAATTCTAACTACATACTCAACCAGCTTGAGCTTTATAAATTAAAACATAAGACCAAACAAGAATATCAACTTTGGCAAGAAGGTTTTCATCCGCAGGTGATTCTAGATGAGGAAATGTTTAGACAAAAGTTAGATTATATTCACAACAATCCAGTCATATCATGTCCGCTTGATTGCTTATTAAACCCGAAGAACCCCACCCCGCCAAAGCTGTGCTTTGTCTCCCCTCCCGAAGAGCCTACCGTGTATACACAAGTCCACCCAGAGCGAGTTTCCAGCCAAGAAAGATAG
- a CDS encoding DnaJ domain-containing protein: MTQNSKTGAAFIAGGTITGVGVSATVGGMGLAGGFGAVGIGATPVVGAGAVAGAAAYGAFKAIAEGDAAAFATMGIGAVSGAGVYSVVGGMGLVAPKVGLAFGIGAVPMAGIGAVVGLAAYGIAKLLDESGISETPAQLFERMEEKVLQMAYYSEAVMELEAFLSGDDLNQKFAVLEIEDELQALKAKFNKKSEFVTPKASTPNIEPEIISLKTQLPETWKCVRTLKGHLAAVNAIAINPDGTTLVSGSDDRQVNLWNLKTGKWFYTFSGQAEAVLSVAISPDGQQIASGSVDRKISSWQMDTKKFLRTFFYLNAYSHNGFVNSVTYSPDGAILASGAADKTIRIWGRYTGTVKRTLNGHSDAVSSVTISPDGKILASGSADKTIRLWDVKTWEQRYILTEHLGAVNTVAISLNSQTLISGSTDTTIKLWNLQTGELISTLTGHSTAVLSVAISPDGKTLASASRDGTIKLWNLQTGEVLQNLSGCNPVAFSPDGKTLVSGANGGSIKIWSQFTLDSELSGEWWEVLGVNPSDRPNVVKIAYRRLARLYHPDVNSSAIAKASMQAINQAYKEFQQQVT, translated from the coding sequence ATGACACAAAACTCTAAAACAGGTGCAGCATTTATTGCAGGTGGAACCATAACAGGTGTTGGTGTTTCCGCAACAGTAGGCGGGATGGGATTAGCAGGCGGATTTGGCGCTGTTGGAATTGGTGCAACTCCTGTAGTGGGTGCTGGCGCTGTGGCTGGTGCAGCTGCTTATGGCGCTTTTAAAGCCATAGCAGAAGGAGATGCAGCTGCCTTCGCTACAATGGGAATTGGTGCAGTCAGTGGTGCTGGTGTTTATAGCGTCGTCGGTGGTATGGGTTTAGTCGCACCGAAAGTAGGGCTGGCATTTGGGATTGGTGCAGTCCCGATGGCAGGAATCGGTGCAGTAGTCGGACTCGCCGCCTATGGTATTGCCAAACTGTTAGACGAATCGGGAATTAGCGAAACTCCAGCACAGCTTTTTGAGCGCATGGAAGAGAAAGTTTTGCAGATGGCCTACTATTCCGAAGCAGTGATGGAATTAGAAGCATTTTTATCAGGTGACGATCTCAACCAAAAATTTGCTGTTTTGGAAATCGAGGATGAGTTACAAGCGCTTAAGGCTAAATTCAACAAAAAATCAGAATTTGTTACGCCTAAAGCTTCTACTCCCAATATTGAACCAGAAATAATTTCTCTGAAAACCCAGCTACCTGAAACTTGGAAATGTGTACGCACACTCAAAGGACACTTAGCGGCAGTTAATGCGATCGCAATCAATCCTGATGGTACTACCTTAGTTAGTGGCAGTGATGACAGACAAGTTAATTTGTGGAACTTGAAAACCGGAAAATGGTTTTACACATTCTCTGGACAAGCAGAGGCAGTTTTATCTGTTGCGATCAGCCCTGATGGACAGCAGATTGCAAGCGGTAGTGTTGATCGCAAAATCAGCAGTTGGCAAATGGACACAAAAAAATTTCTCCGCACATTCTTTTATTTAAATGCCTATAGTCATAATGGTTTTGTTAACTCAGTAACCTATAGTCCTGATGGGGCAATTCTTGCTAGTGGTGCTGCTGATAAGACAATTAGAATTTGGGGACGCTACACAGGAACCGTAAAACGCACTTTGAATGGACACTCAGATGCAGTTTCATCTGTCACCATCAGTCCCGATGGTAAAATCCTTGCAAGTGGTAGTGCCGATAAAACTATTAGGCTTTGGGATGTCAAAACTTGGGAACAACGCTATATTCTCACTGAACATTTGGGTGCTGTGAATACAGTTGCCATCAGTCTTAACAGTCAAACTCTTATTAGTGGTAGTACAGACACCACAATTAAACTTTGGAATCTCCAAACTGGAGAATTAATTTCCACTTTGACTGGACACTCAACGGCGGTTTTGTCTGTTGCCATTAGCCCCGATGGAAAAACCCTAGCCAGTGCCAGCCGAGACGGTACAATCAAACTTTGGAACCTCCAGACTGGGGAAGTACTACAAAATCTTTCTGGGTGTAATCCCGTTGCTTTTAGTCCTGATGGTAAAACCCTGGTAAGTGGCGCTAATGGCGGAAGCATCAAGATTTGGAGTCAATTTACTCTCGACTCTGAATTATCGGGAGAATGGTGGGAAGTCTTGGGCGTAAATCCGAGCGATCGCCCCAATGTTGTTAAAATTGCCTACCGCCGATTAGCAAGATTGTATCATCCTGATGTTAATAGCTCTGCGATCGCAAAAGCCTCAATGCAAGCAATTAATCAAGCTTATAAAGAATTCCAGCAGCAGGTAACATAA
- a CDS encoding Uma2 family endonuclease produces the protein MFQHLVESINFEEFVEWKPENGRYELHKGLIVEMQPTGEHELVRAFLIRELNFEIRRFNLAYSIPAQALIKSVDKKSGYIPDVLVLNIPNLINEPLWKKSSTVTQAASIPLVVEVVSTNWRDDYFLKFAEYEEIGIPEYWIVDYAALGGKRFIGNPKQPTISVYRLVEGEYQVTQFCSNDQIQSPTLTELNLTAEQVFKAASGEQ, from the coding sequence ATGTTTCAACATTTAGTAGAGTCGATAAATTTTGAAGAATTCGTCGAATGGAAACCGGAGAACGGCAGATATGAATTACATAAAGGATTAATAGTTGAAATGCAGCCGACAGGAGAACATGAGTTAGTCAGAGCATTTCTGATTAGAGAACTAAATTTTGAAATTCGGAGGTTTAATCTAGCTTATTCGATTCCTGCTCAAGCATTAATCAAATCGGTTGATAAAAAATCTGGTTATATTCCAGATGTGTTGGTATTGAATATCCCTAACTTAATTAATGAACCACTTTGGAAAAAATCATCAACAGTTACTCAAGCCGCATCAATTCCATTAGTAGTAGAAGTTGTGAGTACAAATTGGCGAGATGATTACTTTCTAAAATTTGCGGAATATGAAGAAATTGGGATTCCAGAATATTGGATTGTTGACTATGCTGCTCTTGGTGGAAAACGGTTTATCGGCAATCCCAAACAACCGACAATATCAGTTTACAGATTAGTGGAAGGTGAGTACCAAGTAACTCAGTTTTGTAGTAATGACCAAATTCAATCACCAACTTTAACAGAGCTAAATCTAACTGCTGAACAAGTGTTTAAGGCTGCTTCGGGAGAGCAGTAA